Within the Arthrobacter caoxuetaonis genome, the region TGGAAACGCCAGGCGCTGTTGCGGAAGTCGAGGATCACATTCGTGGTGAACTGCGCCGGGGCACCGATGCGCACCGGGTCGGTGGACGTCAGGTACGGCAGCGGCTTGGACTGGTTGGCTGCGGAGAGGAAGTTGGTCGTGGCGCCGTCGTCGAGCTTCACGGCCTTCGCCGCATTGGTGGCGACAACCGCCGCGTGCTCCGGGGTACCAACGGGCGCGACGGCGGTGGGCTGCACCAGCGTCTCGGTGCCGGCGGCGAGACCGATTTCCGCGTACTGGTTCAGCGTGTAGTTGTCCGTGACGGTGAAGTCGCCCTGGGGTGCCAGCAGCATGGCCTCGAGGGTTTCCCGCTCGGCGTCCGTGGCGGGCCAGGTGACCGTGGCGGGCTTGACCTCTTCAGCGGGTTCGCTGAGCTTGGTCAGTGCACCTGCGGGAACGGTCAGCTGGGTCAGGCCGAAGTACTCGCCGACGGTGCCGGTGACCTCGACGTAATCGCCGATCGCTACCTGGCCGACGGTGGCCGAGGAGAAGACGAAGATGCCGTGGGATGCCGTGTGGGTTGCGGGGTCCAGGTCGCCGCCGGTACCGGGGGTCTGGAGGTAGTAGCCGCTGAAGCCGCCGGTGGGGTAGGCCGCGGTGACTTTTCCGCGGGTGGTGACGTTCTGGCCGACCAGGGCGCTGGTGTCCCCGGGGCCCTGGATCTCGGCGATCGTAACCGCGCCGGCCGGAGGATCAGTGGGCTCCGGGTCCGTCGGCTCGGGATCTGTGGGCTCGGGGTCCGGAATGGTTCCCCCGCCCGCGGTGTTCGTCGGAGTGACGGAAGCACTGAGAGTGAAGTCTGAGGCGTTGTTGTTCGTGTCCGCGAACCCGGTCCGGTTCAGCGACTTCGGATCAGAATTTCCGGCGGGAGCCGCGGCAGGCGCGGTTTCGAAAGTGTTGGAGGTGCCGTAGCCGAGCAGGTCGACGACGCCCGCCTGGCCGGTCACGGAGCCGGTGGGAAGCGGGTTCACCGCAGCGGCCTGGTTGGAGAGCACCAGGGTTCCGGCGGAACCGGAGAAGCTTGCCCCGATGGTGGCGTCCGCAGCAGGCAGCGCCGTGCCGTTGGTGCCGTTGCTGGCGCCCTGGATCAGGTAGTACCCGCCGGCGGCGATCGTGCCGGAGAGCCGCCCGACGCCGGTGGGCGGCGCCGTCGTACCTGCGGCGCGGTACTGGAGCGACCACCCGTCCAGGCTGACCGGGGCGCTGGTGGGGTTGTACAGCTCAACGAACTTGTTGGTGAACGGAGCGTTGGCGCTTCCTCCGCTGAGGTAGGCCTCGTTGATGATGACGCCGGGGAGCGCTTCCTCGGCGTGGGCGGGCAGCGCCGCCAGCGGGCCGGCCAAAAGGCCGGCAGACAGGGCTGTTCCCAGCGCTGCCTTCCATCGGGTAAATCTCATGCCTCATTGCTCCTTGGGGAACGGGTGCCGGTTGCTGGGCAGGCGGTAGCGGCCCGGAAAAGCGGCAGTGGGTGCGGTGAACCCCTTCTGGATACCATCCCGGAGTGACAGGCATATTAATTCCCTCCCTTTGAGGGCCTAACGGGAGGTAACTATTGACAAATAGAAGAAAGGGGACCTAACCGCTTTGGTTAGGCCCCCTTTTCAGCGCAAGAACTACTAGACGTTCGAGTTCTTCACCGTGGTGCTCAGTTTCTCGCCGTCCACCCGGTAGGCGCTGCAGAGGATTTCGCGGTCATTCCCCAGCGTCCAGGATGTCGGGGTTGGTGTCAGGTAGCCGATATCCAGAGCGGATACGGAGTAGTCCGTGCCGATGTAGGGCTGGAACTCAGCGAGGCAGAAATCCTGGGCCATGGCGTCCACGGCCTCGTCGCCGGGGTAGGGGCCCGCTTCCATGTCCATGGCTGCGTAGACCTCGGAATCGTGCGGCTGGGTGCAGGGAAGCACGTCAACGGCGTCGACCTCCTCAGCATCCGGGTCTTCGGCCATGCAGTCCCCGACCTTCAAGTCGACGGCGTCGACGGTTGCGGCAGAGACCTCTTCCTCTGCCTCCTCGCGGGCTACGGTCTCGGCTTCCGGCGGGGCCGATGCCGCGGCGGGTGACTCGCCGGCCTTCGGTTCGTCGTTGTCTGCGGAGACTGAGGCTCCGCAGCCGGCGAGCAAGAGTGCAAAGGCGGCAGCCGTGATGGCTTTTCCGGCGCGGGCCAGAGGTACCTGGCGGGCGGGATTCATGCGAGTAACTCCTTCTGCGGTAATTGGTTTTGGTTCTCCATCCCCCAATGGGCCGGAAACCACCAGAAGAGCCTATGTGCGCCGCAAGCACGCTTATAAATTGGCAAAGTAACATCCGTGAGCAGTATGCATTGGCATCGAAGATGGCAAACAAAAACACCCCGGTCCGCAGACCGGGGTGTTTTGCTGAGCCGTTACATCCCTTGAGGATGTGCAGGCTTCCGCAGGAGCGGAAGGTAAGGGATTCGAACCCTTGGTACGGGGTTACCGCACACTGGTTTTCAAGACCAGCTCCATCGGCCGCTCGGACAACCTTCCTCCGCTTAGTAGTCTGGCAGATGAGCGCAGTTCACCAAAATTTTCGCCACGTCCGCAGGAGGCATCATGAAGGCGATTGTCATTACCGAACCAGGCGACGCGGACGTGCTGGCCCTCCGCGACGTGCCCGCTCCCGTCCCCGGTCCCGGAGAAGTCCTCATCGATGTTGCTGCAGCGGGACTCAACCGCGCCGACGTGCTGCAGCGGCAGGGCAAGTACCCGGTGCCCCCGGGTGCCCCGGAGTATCCGGGCCTGGAGGTTTCGGGCCGGGTCGCTGCCGTCGGCACCGGGGTGGAGGGCCTGGAAGTGGGGGCCGACGTCGTGGCCCTCCTGTCGGGCGGCGGTTACGCGGAGCAGGTGGCGGTGCCGGCCGGACAGGTGCTTCCGGTCCCGCCGGAACTGGACCTGGTCACGGCCGCGGCCCTGCCGGAGGTCGCGGCCACTGTGTTCTCCAACCTCTTCATGGCTGCCGGGGTCCGCGAAGGCGAGTATGTCCTGATCCACGGAGGGGCCGGCGGAATCGGGACCATGGCCATCCAGCTGGTGGCGGCGTTCGGGGCGGTTCCCATGGTGACGGCCTCGAGCCCGAAAAAGCTGGCGCTCGCCGAGAGCCTCGGCGCCAAAGTGCTGATCAACTACAAAGAGCAGGACTTCGTGGAAGAGGTCCGCCGGGCCACGGACGGCAGGGGAGCGGACGTCATCCTGGACGTCATGGGAGCCAAGTACCTGCAGCGCAACCTGGATGCGCTCGCCGTTGAAGGCCGCCTGGTGATCATCGGCCTGCAGGGCGGCACCCGGGCAGAGCTGGACCTGAACGCACTGATGACCAAGCGCTGCGCTGTCATGGGCACCACCCTGCGCGCACGGCCGGAAGCCGAGAAGAGTGCCATCATGGCAGCCGTCGGCGAGTACGTCTGGCCGCTGCTGCGCGACGGGACTGTGAAGCCTTTGGTGGACCGCACCTTCCCCCTCGCCGAGGCTGCCGCGGCACATGAGTACTTTGATTCCGGTCGGCACACCGGGAAGATCCTCCTCACGGTCTAGCGGCGCGCCCCCGGCGGGTCCGGCGTGTATGTGAGCTGCACCGCACCGGCACTGCTAACCTCTTGCGCATCACCTGCACCCTATCGGGGTGCGGACCCGCACTGCTGACAAGGGGTACGCATCATGAGTGAGAACAACCGGCGCCGAAGGGACCCGGACCGCCGGGACCCGGGAGCGTCCGACGCAGACGTCCTGGTCCAGGACCCGGACCTGCCGCCCGTTGCCGTTGACGACGACGCAGCGCAGGCGGAGGAACGCCGCTGGACGCCGTTGAAGATTGCCGTCTGGGTGGGCATCGCCCTGCTTGGCGGCATCAGCTGGACCATGCTGGCGATCGTCCGCGGCGAGACGGTCAACGCCATCTGGTTCGTCTTTGCTGCGGTCTGCACGTACCTGATTGGTTACCGGTTCTACTCCAAGTACATCGAGCGGCATCTGCTCAAGCCCAATGACCGCAGGGCAACGCCCGCGGAGTACAAGGCGGACGGCAAGGACTACGCCGCCACCGACCGGCGGGTGCTCTACGGCCACCACTTCGCTGCGATCGCCGGTGCCGGCCCGCTGGTCGGTCCGGTCCTGGCCGCCCAGATGGGTTACCTGCCCGGCACGGTCTGGATCATCGTGGGTGTCATCCTGGCCGGCGCCGTCCAGGACTACCTGGTCATGTTCTTCTCCATGCGCCGCGGCGGCCGGTCCCTGGGCCAGATGGCCCGCGAGGAACTCGGCCTGATCGGCGGCACGGCTGCCCTGATCGCCACCCTGACCATCATGATCATCATTGTGGCCATCCTGGCACTGGTGGTCGTGAACGCGCTCGGGGAAAGCCCGTGGGGCGTCTTCTCCGTGGCCATGACCATCCCGATCGCGCTGTTCATGGGCGTGTACCTGCGCTACCTGCGCCCCGGCAAGGTCAGCGAAGTCTCCATCATTGGGTTCGTGCTGCTCATGCTCGCGATCGTTGGCGGCGGCTGGATCGCTGACACCGAGTGGGGCGTGGCGATCTTCTCCCTGGACCGCGTCACCATCGCCTGGGGCATCATCATCTACGGCTTCATCGCCGCCGTCCTGCCCGTCTGGCTGCTCCTGGCCCCGCGCGACTACCTCTCCACCTTCATGAAGATCGGCACGATCGTCATGCTGGCCGTGGCAATCATTGTTGTGCGGCCGGAGATCAGCGTTCCGGCTTTCAGCGAGTTCGCTTCCCGGGACGACGGCCCGGTGGTCGCCGGCCCGCTGTTCCCGTTCCTGTTCGTCACGATTGCCTGCGGTGCACTGTCCGGATTCCACGCCCTGATCTCCTCCGGAACCACTCCGAAGATGATCATGAAGGAACGCCAGACCCGGTTCATCGGCTACGGCGGCATGCTGATGGAATCCTTCGTGGCCATCATGGCCCTGGTCGCGGCAATCTCCCTGGACCGCGGCATCTACTTCGCCATGAACTCCTCCGCCGCTGCCACCGGCGGAACCGTGGAGGGCGCCGTCGCGTTCGTGAACTCCCTGGGCCTGGTGGGCGTGAACCTCACGCCGGACATGCTCACCTCCCTGGCGTCCGACGTCGGCGAGGAGTCCATTGTGTCGCGCACCGGCGGTGCGCCAACGCTGGCAGTCGGCCTGGCGATGATCATGCAGAGCTTCATCGGCGGCCCGGCAATGATGGCGTTCTGGTATCACTTCGCGATCATGTTCGAGGCGCTGTTCATCCTCACCGCCGTTGACGCCGGCACCCGCGTGGCCCGCTTTATGCTGCAGGACTCGATCGGGAACTTCATTCCGAAGTTCCGGGATACGGGGTGGCGCACCGGCGCCTGGATCTGTACGGCGATCATGGTCGCCGGCTGGGGATCGATCCTGATCATGGGCGTCACCGATCCGCTGGGCGGCATCAACACGCTCTTCCCCCTGTTCGGCATAGCCAACCAGCTCCTGGCAGCCATTGCGCTGGCCATCTGCCTGGCGATCCTGGCCAAGAAGAATGTCTTCAAATACATCTGGGTAGTGGTGCTTCCGCTGGCGTTCGCATCGGTCGTGACCATCACCGCGTCGAT harbors:
- a CDS encoding septum formation family protein; the encoded protein is MNPARQVPLARAGKAITAAAFALLLAGCGASVSADNDEPKAGESPAAASAPPEAETVAREEAEEEVSAATVDAVDLKVGDCMAEDPDAEEVDAVDVLPCTQPHDSEVYAAMDMEAGPYPGDEAVDAMAQDFCLAEFQPYIGTDYSVSALDIGYLTPTPTSWTLGNDREILCSAYRVDGEKLSTTVKNSNV
- a CDS encoding NAD(P)H-quinone oxidoreductase — encoded protein: MKAIVITEPGDADVLALRDVPAPVPGPGEVLIDVAAAGLNRADVLQRQGKYPVPPGAPEYPGLEVSGRVAAVGTGVEGLEVGADVVALLSGGGYAEQVAVPAGQVLPVPPELDLVTAAALPEVAATVFSNLFMAAGVREGEYVLIHGGAGGIGTMAIQLVAAFGAVPMVTASSPKKLALAESLGAKVLINYKEQDFVEEVRRATDGRGADVILDVMGAKYLQRNLDALAVEGRLVIIGLQGGTRAELDLNALMTKRCAVMGTTLRARPEAEKSAIMAAVGEYVWPLLRDGTVKPLVDRTFPLAEAAAAHEYFDSGRHTGKILLTV
- a CDS encoding carbon starvation CstA family protein, which codes for MSENNRRRRDPDRRDPGASDADVLVQDPDLPPVAVDDDAAQAEERRWTPLKIAVWVGIALLGGISWTMLAIVRGETVNAIWFVFAAVCTYLIGYRFYSKYIERHLLKPNDRRATPAEYKADGKDYAATDRRVLYGHHFAAIAGAGPLVGPVLAAQMGYLPGTVWIIVGVILAGAVQDYLVMFFSMRRGGRSLGQMAREELGLIGGTAALIATLTIMIIIVAILALVVVNALGESPWGVFSVAMTIPIALFMGVYLRYLRPGKVSEVSIIGFVLLMLAIVGGGWIADTEWGVAIFSLDRVTIAWGIIIYGFIAAVLPVWLLLAPRDYLSTFMKIGTIVMLAVAIIVVRPEISVPAFSEFASRDDGPVVAGPLFPFLFVTIACGALSGFHALISSGTTPKMIMKERQTRFIGYGGMLMESFVAIMALVAAISLDRGIYFAMNSSAAATGGTVEGAVAFVNSLGLVGVNLTPDMLTSLASDVGEESIVSRTGGAPTLAVGLAMIMQSFIGGPAMMAFWYHFAIMFEALFILTAVDAGTRVARFMLQDSIGNFIPKFRDTGWRTGAWICTAIMVAGWGSILIMGVTDPLGGINTLFPLFGIANQLLAAIALAICLAILAKKNVFKYIWVVVLPLAFASVVTITASMYKIFSPVPAVGYWAQHNAFRNALEAGETSFGTAKTVEAMEAVVRNTFVQGVLSILFVTLAIIVIITAVIASIRSYRSGGAPSAEDPAVPSRTFAPAGFFATEEEKKIQAEWDALPEDKKPAVAGH